The genomic DNA GGAAGGCTTGTGACAGTAGCAGGAATATTGATCACAGTCCAATGCCACCATCCGCTTCCGGTTGGAGCATCCGGATCATACGCGGTTACGGCGAAAAACTTAGTTTCTTTAGGAGCACCTGACCATTGTAAGTCTGGAGAGTTATTTTCTCCCGAACATCCAAATCCAGAAAACACATGAGTGTTTGTGATTGTTCCTCCTTCTTTGAGGGCGGAGCTAGTGACTTTTAGGTCCCCGGCAAACGCGGATCCGGCAAAGAATAAAGCACAAAGTAATATACCGTTTCGAAACGATAGGAATCTCTTCATAAAACCTCCGAGTTCTACGCGTTGCAGAATAACACCGGAAGCTTAAGTAATCATTCCTAATTTATGAAAAATTGGGTCTTATGTCCGGACCCGATCAAGGATTGTGCCGTTCCGATCACGACTAGTTTCTCTTCTTAACATTGTGGGAGAATATCCGAATCTGTCCCGGAATCGGACCGCAAATCTGGAAGCTGAATCATATCCTGCTTCCCTTGCGATCTCCCCGATACTTCGATCCGTTGCCTGTAATAGGGAAAGGGCCAATGACATTCTGACATCGATCAGTATTTCCGAAAATGAGGAAAGTTCGGAAGATAGTCTTCTTCTTAAAGTGGCTTCGCTCATTTCCAGGCGTTCCGCAATTTCTATGGCGGACCAATCTTTTGCAGGATTTGCGCTTAAGAAGGCTCGGACCTTTTGGGATATATTATCAGTAGAAGGTATCTTAAATTTTCTACCGTATTCTCCTAACCAGATCAATATTTCTGTTGCTCTATGGATCGCAACTTGGTCGGAGATCAATTTGTCAGTGATAATAGATTCTCTTGCGAGTCGGAATGCGTCCGAAAATCCGGAGCTTATATTAGAAAAAATGAATGCTGGCTCTATATCTTTCAAATCCTGGATATTGGGTTTATAATTTCGGATCACGTTTGGATGGAATGCGATCCATGCTGCCTCAAATTCTCCATTATCCGGTCGATTGATCACGTCGAATGCTTGGCCTCCAGCAATCGCTACCGCCTCTCCCGATTTGATATCCAATTCCAGATCATTCTGTTTTAGACTTTTGATCCCTTTTTTTACGAATACAAGTGTGGGCAAGTCGGAGACTACTCTGGAAAGATATAATTCTCTTCTTTGGATCACTGTGGCCGAGAGTCCGACCCCTTCTCTGGATATGATGGAACGTTTCATAGGTTTTCTCGGGTTTTGTGTTAGACTCACCATTTTAAAGAGATTGGCAAGATTTTTGTTTTTTGCTTTTCGTATTTTTGGGCAAAGATACCGTTTAACTCAGATGAAATTCTATCTTCTTCCTATATTTATCATATTAAGTTTTTATTATTGCGCAAGTGTGGAATACCGAGACCCAAGCCAGATCGAAGGAACAAAACAATGGGGGGTGAGGGAAGTCCGAGAAACTGTTCAGAATATGAGCATTTCACTTTCCGATTTTTATAAGAAGGACTCCGTTAAAGGTTATATAGAACTTCAAAAATTCAAGAATAATACTTCAGAACATATTGATACTAAAATTTTGGCAAATGAGATTGTTACTAACTTAACTTCTAATAAGATCCCATTTGTGGATACTTCCCAAAGAAAGGCATCTTTGGACGAGATCAGTTTGAATAAGTCGGGAATCACCACTTCTGACACCAAACTGGATTTTGGAAAATTAAAATCTCCAAGTTACCGTTTGAGTGGAGAATTGAATGATCTAGTAAATTACGAAAAAGGGAAGAAGATTCAATACATCCTTATCACTCTTCGTCTGACAAGTGTAGAATCGAATGAAATCGTTTGGCAGACGGACAAAAAATTCCTGAAAATAAGTGATACGGAAGGTTACGGACTTTAATCTTCCTTTTTTATATCCGGATAAAAACCTATAGTTACGGGAATTTTTCCGAATGTGGAGGTTCGTAAGATTTCTTTTCCCGATTGTTTATCTTTTATTTTAGGAAATCTTAAATTATCTTTAGAAGTCCCAAACCAAAGATACTCGGGTAAAAAACGAACATATCTATAATTGGAAGAAATATCCAGGTCTTCCGAAAATTCCTTTTTAGAAGTTTCGATCGAACTATCTATCATCTTTGCAGCCAATTCGATTCCATATATTGCAATGATGATCCCGGCCCCACCGATCTCGGATGAATTTGCTTGCACCCCTAAATATGTGATTCCTGCTCCTAAGGCCACGATAGTAGCTCCCGTCAGAATACTCCCTGTAACTTTTGCTGCTAAAATAGAAGCCTGCTTAGTAGTGCTAAGTGTAACCAACTGAAAATATTTAGAATCATCGATTATCTCATGAATAGAATTATCTCTGTCTAAATGTCTTTGATACCAATTTTGTGTAGAAGGTGTTAAATATAATTTGCCTTGATTTCCTTCCAGATCAACCCATAAAAGTTCACTTCTTTCTCCCTTAAACTCGAATCCTAACTTTCTAAGTCCTCTTACAAAATTTAAATTTATTTCGGGATCCATAAAAGGTTCCGGTCCTGGACCACCCAAAACCAAAAAGATATTTTTGGGAGCTTGTTCCAAATAAGCATATTGTCTGAGCCAAGCAGATTTAGGAGAAAGTTTTAAAGCAGCTCTTAAGTCTATTTTAGCTTCCTGCCAATCTCCACATGCAGTCCAGAGAGAAGCGAGTAATATTCTTAAATTAGGATCATCAAATTGTCCTTCCGCACTCCATTCTCCATTTAATAAGTTAGACGCATATCTTGCTTCTACTAAAGCTTCTTCATACTGCTCCTTCTTAGCATAATAAAAACCTAAAAGTATATGAAGGAAAATAACTTCTGCTTCTGATGCGTAATAACCTTCAGGAGTTTCAGAATAGAAGAAGGAACGTAATTCTCTGCTTGCACTGAATCTTAGCCTGGATTTATTCTCTTCCGCTATTTCTTGCAATTTGGAAATATCATTATTTGGGGTATAAAACCCTATGATTGCCTTTTCGAGAGCCGTAATAAAGGTCCCTTTTTCGCCGGAAGGGAAACTTTCTAAGGCGGATTTAGGATTTTGGCTGGACCAGTCTTTTTTTGCAGGAGCGTAATCTTCTTTTTTTAAAAGGGAAGAGCAGGAAATGGAGAAGGATAAAAGTAGAAAAAGGCAGCCTAATCTCCTGAAATATTTCGCCATAGGGTAGTTAGGAGTAATAAGTGAAGAACGTTAGATGGGAACTAAAAAACATTTGGAAAACTTTTATTTTCACGATTTCTTTCGCGGAAATATGGCGCATTTTATAGAATAAACTGTCCGAAATATCCATCTAAATGGATTCATTTTATCGTCTGGAAATTTCTTTTCGTTTTATTGTACTTTGCTCTTGTTGAACTCATCACACTACATCTATTTTTATTAATTTCCCAAAAGAATAAAAAAGTATTTCCCAATTTCATAACTTCTCGAATACCAACAGGAACGAATGTTTCGATCTATCTTAGTATATTTGATTTGTTTAATATACTTATAAATGATTAAATTATATTAAACAAGGTTATTTCGACATCTGGATCCTTTTATTCGTTTCTAAACGATAAATAAATACAAGGGATCGGAACGTTCCGCTAATCAGGAGTTTTAAATATGGCTGAAAACAGCATTCCGCAACATTCTTTGGGAGATAACGCAGCTCGTAAACTTGCAAATACAACTAAAACAAATGCACAATATGATTTAATCACTCCCCGTTGGTTAGTTCGTTTATTGGATTGGAAACCTTTAGAATCCGGGACCTTAAGAGTGAACCGAGTAAAGGATAATACATCGGTAGAAGTTCTTTGTGGACAGAAGGACGAGCAACCTCTTCCTGAAACTTTCGTAGACTACGAAGAAAAACCTAGAGAATATACATTAAGCGCGATATCTACCGTATTAGATGTTCATACAAGAGTGTCCGATCTATTCAGCAATCCTCACGATCAGATCCAGGAACAACTTAGACTTACTATAGAAAGTGTAAAAGAACGCCAAGAGAACGAACTCATCAATAACGAAGATTATGGCCTTCTTAAGAATGTTCCAAAAAAACAAAGGATCCAAACTAGAAAAGGGGCTCCTACACCGGATGATCTGGACGAACTCATTTCTAAAGTTTGGAAAGAACCTTCTTTCTTCTTGGCTCATCCATTAGCGGTTGCAGCTTTCGGTAGAGAATGTACCCGCAGAGGAGTTCCGCCTGCTACAGTATCTCTTTTCGGAGCACAGTTCTTAACTTGGAGAGGACTTCCAATCATTCCTACGGATAAACTTTTAGTAGGAGGAGAGACTGCTCCTAAGGCTCCTGGTGGAACTACCAATATTCTACTTTTAAGAGTGGGTGAAAAGAAACAAGGTGTGATCGGATTATACCAACCTGGTTTGCCTGGAGAACAAACTCCTGGTCTTTCCGTTCGTTTTATGGGGATCAATCGTTCTGCAATCGGTTCTTATCTGATCTCTCTTTATTGCTCCGCCGCTGTTCTTACCGACGATGCTATCGCCGTTTTAGAAAACGTGGATGTAGGCAATTATTATGAGTACAAGTGATTTTTCTCCGGAATTACCCGGAGAATTTTCCAGGAAGGATGTTTCTCCTCCTGTAGATCCTAACTTGATCGCAGAATGGTCCAAGAAATTTTTTGGACCTCTTTCAAGTGGATCTAACGTGGACGAGTTGGTTCTTTCTTCTTCCAAAATACCGAATGAGATCCCAGCGAATAGCCAGGGAGCTATCTCTCAGGCAGAATCCGCTTCTGTAGAAAATTTTTGGACTTCCACATCCGGAGCCGGATATACTCGAGTTCCTGATCTGGGATTATCAGGCGTTGGAGTTCCTACGTATCCGGGAGGATTAAATATCCCGGGTGCAGGTCAAGGTTTACCCGGGCAGAACTCTCCATTCTCTTTTTTAGATGAGTTTAGATCCTTCGATTCGAAGGCTCAGAATATTCAAATTTCCGATCCTTTCAGTTTTAGTCCTAGTCTTGTCCCTTCCGTAGATATATCTTCCGGGAATTTTGATCTGAGTTATGCCAGAAAAGATTTTCCTATCTTAGAAGAGAAGGTGAATGGAAGAAATTTAGTTTGGTTGGATAATGCTGCTACCACTCATAAACCTCAGGCAGTAATCGATAGGCTTTCTTATTTTTACAAACATGAAAATTCCAATATTCATAGGGGAGCCCATACTTTAGCTGCAAGAGCGACTGACGCGTACGAGGCTGCCAGGGAGAAGGTAAAGGGTTTTCTGAATTCTTCTTCTACCGAGGAGATTGTATTTGTCAGAGGTGCTACGGAAGCGATCAATCTAGTCGCTCAAACCTGGGGAAGACAGAATATAGGAAAAGACGACGAGATACTCATCTCCTGGTTGGAACATCATGCGAATATTGTTCCCTGGCAGATGTTATGTTCTGAGAAAGGAGCTAAATTAAAAGTAATTCCGGTGGACGAGACAGGGCAGATTATCCTAAGCGAATACCAAAGATTACTCACTCCTAAGACTCGTATAGTTGCGTTCACTCAAGTTTCTAATGCATTAGGAACTGTTACACCTGCTGGAACAATGATAGAACTGGCTCACAAACAAGGAGCCAAGGTATTATTGGATGGAGCCCAAGCAGTCTCACATATGCCTGTGGATGTGCAAGCTTTGGATTGCGATTTTTATGTGTTCTCAGGCCATAAGGTTTTCGCTCCAACTGGAATCGGGGTTTTATTCGGTAAGAAAGAAATTTTAGATCAAATGACTCCTTGGCAAGGCGGGGGGAATATGATCCAAGATGTTACTTTCGAAAGAACAGTTTATCAACCGGCTCCTTTCCGTTTTGAGGCAGGAACAGGTAATATCGCGGATGCAGTAGGTTTAGGTGCGGCTATCGATTATCTAAACAAATTCGGGATGATTCGTATTGCAGAATACGAACATTCTCTTTTGGAATACGGGACCAAGGAACTTAAAAAAATTCCCGGCCTGAAAATGATCGGAACTGCTCCTGATAAGGCGGGGGTATTATCTTTCGTGTTGGAAGGTTTTAAAACAGAAGACGTAGGAAGATATTTAGCTCAGGAAGGAATTGCCGTCAGATCAGGACATCATTGTGCTCAACCCATTTTGAGAAGATTCGGATTGGAAAGTACTGTCAGACCTTCTTTAGCATTTTATAATACTTGCGAAGATATAGACGCTCTGATCCGAGCTCTTTATGATCTGAAAGGTGGAAGGACATCCGGCCCTCTTTGAGGGTCGGCTCATAAAACAAGATCCGATCAATATTTTTCAGATAGAAAAATCGATCACATTGTCCAGTTCTTTGGAATTCCTGACCCGGATCTCGTTTTTCTGATACACTACGGAATAAGGAGGAACACTTTGTGTGACCCAAGTGTTTCCTCCTATGATACTGTTTCTTCCGATCACAGTATCTCCTCCTAGTATTGTGGCCCCAGCATAAATGATCGTATTTTCCTCGATCGTAGGGTGCCTTTTGATACTGGCCAGATCCTTACTAACGGATAATGCTCCTAAGGTTACACCTTGATAAATTTTAACATTATCCGC from Leptospira selangorensis includes the following:
- a CDS encoding YbhB/YbcL family Raf kinase inhibitor-like protein, giving the protein MKRFLSFRNGILLCALFFAGSAFAGDLKVTSSALKEGGTITNTHVFSGFGCSGENNSPDLQWSGAPKETKFFAVTAYDPDAPTGSGWWHWTVINIPATVTSLPAKAGNDKGPLPAGAVQGRTDFGKPGYGGPCPPKGDKPHRYIFKVFALKDKIDLDGEASGALVGFYINSLKLAEGKLTAKYGR
- a CDS encoding helix-turn-helix domain-containing protein — translated: MKRSIISREGVGLSATVIQRRELYLSRVVSDLPTLVFVKKGIKSLKQNDLELDIKSGEAVAIAGGQAFDVINRPDNGEFEAAWIAFHPNVIRNYKPNIQDLKDIEPAFIFSNISSGFSDAFRLARESIITDKLISDQVAIHRATEILIWLGEYGRKFKIPSTDNISQKVRAFLSANPAKDWSAIEIAERLEMSEATLRRRLSSELSSFSEILIDVRMSLALSLLQATDRSIGEIAREAGYDSASRFAVRFRDRFGYSPTMLRRETSRDRNGTILDRVRT
- a CDS encoding penicillin-binding protein activator LpoB, yielding MKFYLLPIFIILSFYYCASVEYRDPSQIEGTKQWGVREVRETVQNMSISLSDFYKKDSVKGYIELQKFKNNTSEHIDTKILANEIVTNLTSNKIPFVDTSQRKASLDEISLNKSGITTSDTKLDFGKLKSPSYRLSGELNDLVNYEKGKKIQYILITLRLTSVESNEIVWQTDKKFLKISDTEGYGL
- a CDS encoding family 2A encapsulin nanocompartment shell protein translates to MAENSIPQHSLGDNAARKLANTTKTNAQYDLITPRWLVRLLDWKPLESGTLRVNRVKDNTSVEVLCGQKDEQPLPETFVDYEEKPREYTLSAISTVLDVHTRVSDLFSNPHDQIQEQLRLTIESVKERQENELINNEDYGLLKNVPKKQRIQTRKGAPTPDDLDELISKVWKEPSFFLAHPLAVAAFGRECTRRGVPPATVSLFGAQFLTWRGLPIIPTDKLLVGGETAPKAPGGTTNILLLRVGEKKQGVIGLYQPGLPGEQTPGLSVRFMGINRSAIGSYLISLYCSAAVLTDDAIAVLENVDVGNYYEYK
- a CDS encoding family 2A encapsulin nanocompartment cargo protein cysteine desulfurase codes for the protein MSTSDFSPELPGEFSRKDVSPPVDPNLIAEWSKKFFGPLSSGSNVDELVLSSSKIPNEIPANSQGAISQAESASVENFWTSTSGAGYTRVPDLGLSGVGVPTYPGGLNIPGAGQGLPGQNSPFSFLDEFRSFDSKAQNIQISDPFSFSPSLVPSVDISSGNFDLSYARKDFPILEEKVNGRNLVWLDNAATTHKPQAVIDRLSYFYKHENSNIHRGAHTLAARATDAYEAAREKVKGFLNSSSTEEIVFVRGATEAINLVAQTWGRQNIGKDDEILISWLEHHANIVPWQMLCSEKGAKLKVIPVDETGQIILSEYQRLLTPKTRIVAFTQVSNALGTVTPAGTMIELAHKQGAKVLLDGAQAVSHMPVDVQALDCDFYVFSGHKVFAPTGIGVLFGKKEILDQMTPWQGGGNMIQDVTFERTVYQPAPFRFEAGTGNIADAVGLGAAIDYLNKFGMIRIAEYEHSLLEYGTKELKKIPGLKMIGTAPDKAGVLSFVLEGFKTEDVGRYLAQEGIAVRSGHHCAQPILRRFGLESTVRPSLAFYNTCEDIDALIRALYDLKGGRTSGPL